From the genome of Halarsenatibacter silvermanii:
TGAAAAACTTTATCTGAAGGGAGATAGATGCTTCAGCGATAAATGTGCTTTTGAAAGAAGACCATATGCTCCGGGAGAACAGGGGGAAAGTCGTCGGGGAGATTCGGAATATGCAAATCAGCTGCGTGAGAAACAGAAGGTGAGGAAGATGTACAGACTGATGGAAAATCAGTTTCACAATTATTTTAAGAAAGCTGAACGCCAGCGCGGCGTGACAGGAACCAATTTCCTCAGGCTGCTTGAAACCCGGCTTGACAACGTGGTTTTGAGGGCAGGTTTTGCTCTTTCTCGTGATCAGGCCAGGCAGTTTGTCAATCACGGACACGTGCTGGTAAATGGCAGGAAAGCTGATATTCCTTCCCGCGAGATGAAAGAAGGCGATGAGTTCAGCATCAAGGATTCTTCACGCAAGAAGGAGTTTTTCAAGCAGATCAAAGATAAAAACTCCGAATATACACCCCCGGAATGGTTGAGTGCTGATATGGAAAAAGCGGAAGGAACCGTCATAAGGATGCCTGAACGCGAAGACATTGAGCATCCTATCAACGAGCAGCTCATTGTTGAGTATTATTCACTTTAATACCTCTGCTAGGAGGATTAGTGGTATATGTTCGCTGATAATCAGGGAATTATGGCAAATGAGGGGGTTTTAGTACAGGAATGATTGAAATTGAAAAGCCTCAAATTGAAAGGGTAGAAGTGGATGAAAACTATGGTGAATATCGAATAAGTCCTCTGGAAAGAGGATTTGGAACCACGCTGGGCAATTCTATGAGAAGAATTCTGCTTTCCTCTCTTCCCGGGGCTGCCATTACTTCGGTTAAAATAGAAGGAGTCAGGCACGAATTCACCTCTATTCCCGGGGTGGTAGAGGATGTTACCGATATTATACTAAACTTAAAAGATGTGACTGTTAGATACGACGGTGAAGAAAGACAGACCATGAATCTCGAGGTTTCGGAAAAAGAGGTGGCCAAAGCCGGTGATTTTACTCTCTCCGGAGATCTGGAAATAATTAATGAGGATCACAAAATTGCCACCCTGGCTTCAGATGGTGAACTGAATTTGGAGGTCACCGTTGATAAAGGACGCGGTTACATCACTTCCGAACAAAACAAGGAAGAGTTCGAAGATGTGATAGGTTTGATACCTATAGATGCTTCTTTCAGCCCTATAGAAAAAGCTAATTTCCGGGTTGAGGATATCAGAGTTGGTCAGATAACTGATTACGACGCATTATTTCTCGAGGTTTATACGGATGGAAGCATTCATCCCGATGATGCTGTCAGTCTTGCCGGCCGCATTATGGTGGAACATCTCGAGCTATTCACCGGCCTAACAGAAGAGATGGATGATATGGAAATTATGGTGGAGACTGAAGAAGAAGAACAGAACGAGATTTTTGAAACGTCGATAGAAGAACTCGAGCTTTCTGTCCGGTCATCCAACTGCCTTAAACGGGCTGGCATAAATACAGTGGGAGAGCTCGTTGAAAAAACCGAGGATGATCTCATGAAGGTCAGAAATCTGGGTAAGAAATCGCTCAAGGAGATCAAGGAAAAATTAACAGAATACGACCTGGAGCTTAAGCAAAACGAAGAGTGAAGGAGGTTTTTATGATGGTCAGGCGCAAATTGAATAAAAAGAGCAAACACAGGCGGGCAATGTTTAGAAACATGCTGACTGAATTTTTTCGCCATGAAAGAATAGAAACGAGCCTGCCTAAAGCGAAAGAACTACAGCCTCTGGCCGAAAAAATGATAACCACGGCCGAGACCAGCAACCTAAAAAATCGACGGACAGTGCATGAAGAGCTGAAGGATAAAGATGTAGTCAAAAAACTCTTTGACGAAATAGCTCCTCGTTTTAGCGATCGGTCTGGAGGTTATACTCGCATACTAAAAATGTATCCCCGGCGTGGTGATGGTTCGGAAAGAGCCATTCTTGAGCTGGTTGAGTAAATCTCAGCTGATCATGGTAATTCCAGATTAAGTAGGTGTGAGAATGAGTTTGATAGAGATTAATAGCGCAGAATTTTCATATGATGAGCAGGAATCGCCGGCCCTTTCCGGAATCAATCTGAAGGTAGATAAAGGTGAATTTATAGGTGTGGTCGGTGCCAACGGTTCCGGCAAATCCACCCTGGCCAAACTTCTGAATGTCCTGCTGATACCTGATAAAGGTGAGGTTTATGTGGATGGCCTTTTGACCTCTGATTCAGAAAATGCCTGGCAGATCAGGCAGAAGGTGGGTCTGGTTTTTCAAAATCCTGATAATCAGCTGGTTGCTACCATGGTGGAGGAGGATGTAGCTTTCGGGCCGGAGAACCTGGCAATTCCCTCCGGGGAAATTCGCAGTCGCGTTGATGAAGCCCTGGAGATGGTAGACATGCAGGGTTATCAAACTCATCCCCCACATAATCTATCAGGCGGTCAGAAACAGAGAGTGGCTATCGCCGGCATTATAGCAATGCTGCCGGACTGCCTGGTTCTGGATGAGCCAACAGCTATGCTCGACCCCCGGGGGAGAAAAGAAGTTTTAAACACGGTCAAAAAACTCAATGAGGAAGAAGATATAACGGTAGTATATATAACCCACTTCATGGAAGAAGTAGTGGAAGCTGATAGTGTGGCCGTTATGAAAGCGGGAGAGTTGATAGCAAAGAACACTCCCGAAGAAATATTCAACAATAGAGGGTTAATAGAGGAATCTGGCCTGGAGGTGCCACCTGCGGTTGAGCTGGCAGCTGAGTTGAGAAATAGAGGGATAGATATCCCCCGGGTGCTCACCGATGAAGGCCTGGTGAATGCACTATGCTCCTAGAAGTCAGCGATCTGCGGCACGTATATCAGCTGGAAGATCCTGTCGTGGCCCTGGACGGCATAAATGCAGGAATAGAAAGCGGTGAATTTATCGGTTTAGTGGGTCATACTGGCTCAGGCAAATCCACCCTGGCTCAGACTTTAAATGGGCTGATTGAACCGACTGAGGGAACTGTTTATTATCGAGGTCAGGATATCTTTGGCGAGGAGATCAGTCTGAGAGAGATCAGAAAAAAGGTAGGGCTTGTATTTCAATATCCCGAGCATCAGTTATTTGAGGAGACTGTTGCTGAAGATATTTCCTTTGGTCCCAAAAATTTGGGGCTGGAAGGGGAAACGATTGAAGAAAGAGTGCGTAAATCCCTTGATCTAGTTGGTCTCGATTATGATGAATTTCGAGATCGCTCTCCCTTCAATCTCAGCGGCGGACAGCAGCGCCGGGTAGCTATAGCAGGGGTTTTGGCCTTAAAGCCTGAGGTGCTAATTCTGGACGAGCCGTCAGCGGCTCTCGATCCAGAAGGCAGGAAAAAACTTCTGGATTTGCTGGCCGATCTCCACGGAAATATGGGACTCACGATAATTTTGATAACTCATAGAATGGAACAGGTGGCCAGACTGGCTGACAGAGTTTTGGTGATGAAAAATGGTGGTCTGGTTCTTGATGGAACTCCGGAAGAGGTCTTTACCAGACAGGAATATCTGCGGGAGATGGCACTGGATCTCCCCCCTCTGACCAGAATTTTACAGCAGCTTAACGACAGGGGACTTTCTGTCAGAACCGATATTTTCGAAACGGAAGAGGCAGCCCGGGAGATAGAATCGGCTCTTGATGGTGAATCTTTGAGCAGGGAGAGAGGCTTATGCTGAAGGATATCACTATAGGTCAGCATATACCGGGAGATTCGCTGATACACAAACTTGATCCCAGAATCAAAATTATCATCACCATCATAATGATCGCTGTGCTTTTTTTGATCGATACTTTTCCGGGTTTTGGTCTATTCTTACTCATGCTGGCTGCTGTAACATTTTTGGCCCGGCTGCCTGTTAGGAGGGTTCTTCGAGGACTCAAGCCGGTATTTTTTCTTGTCCTTATAACCCTTTTTCTACATCTGTTTTTAACCCGGGGAGGAGAAGTGATATGGCAGTGGCGATTTATTAGGATCGAGGAGGCAGGAGTCGAAACCGGGTTTTTTATGGTTAGCCGCATATTGCTTTTGATTATGTTCACTTCTCTTTTGACTTTGACGACTTCACCGCTACAGCTGACTGACGGTATTGAATATCTGTTAAAGCCTCTGGCCCGCTTTGGAGTTCCGGCCGGTGAACTGGCGATGATGATGACTATAGCTCTTCGATTTATTCCCACTTTGATGGAAGAAGCTGATAAAATTATGAAAGCACAAAAAGCCCGGGGGGCTGATTTTGAAAGTGGAAATATTATTCAGAGAGCCAAAAGTTTAATACCTCTTCTGGTGCCGCTTTTTATCAGCGCTTTTCGCAGGGCTGATGAACTGGCGCTGGCCATGGAATCGAGATGCTATCGGGGAGGAACCGATAGAACCCGGCTAAATGAGCTCGAATTTGGACACCGGGACTTGCTGGCATTAATAATTTCTCTGGCCATAGCTGTTTTCATTAGTCTATTTTAGGAGGAAATTTAGTGACATGCAGCGAGTAAAACTTCATCTGGCCTATGACGGCACCGAATACAGCGGCTGGCAGATTCAAAAGAACACAGATCACACGATTCAGGAACACCTTGAAAGAGTTATCAGCCGTTATGATCCAGAATTCAAAAGAGTTTATGGTGCCTGTCGCACGGATGCCGGGGTTCATGCTTTAAATCAGATCGCCCATTTTGATATGTCTGTTGATATACCCGAGGATAATATAGCCACTGCTTTAAATGGTGATCTGCCCGAAGATATTGTCTGCTGGGATGCCGAAAAAGCTGCGGAAGATTTTCACAGCCGTTATGATGCCACAGGCAAAATTTATCGTTATCGAATAGATAATGGTAGTTTTCCGCATATTTATCATCACAGGTATTCCGCCTTTTTTTACGAAGATCTTGATCTTTTTTCCATGCAGAAAGCGGTCAGATATCTGCCAGGAAAAAAGGATTTCAGTTCATTTAGGGCCAAGGGATGTTCCAGTTCAACGCCGATCAGAGAAATTTTTTCCGCTGAAGTTTATCCTCAAAAAGATGAGGAAATATGGATAGAAGTCTCGGGTTCAGGTTTCTTATATAATATGGTCAGAATCATTGCCGGCACTCTGATAGAGATAGGCAGAGGGAAAATCTCCCCTGCTGAAATGGAGAAGATAATCGCGTCTAAGTCACGCGAAGCGGCTGGT
Proteins encoded in this window:
- the truA gene encoding tRNA pseudouridine(38-40) synthase TruA; translation: MQRVKLHLAYDGTEYSGWQIQKNTDHTIQEHLERVISRYDPEFKRVYGACRTDAGVHALNQIAHFDMSVDIPEDNIATALNGDLPEDIVCWDAEKAAEDFHSRYDATGKIYRYRIDNGSFPHIYHHRYSAFFYEDLDLFSMQKAVRYLPGKKDFSSFRAKGCSSSTPIREIFSAEVYPQKDEEIWIEVSGSGFLYNMVRIIAGTLIEIGRGKISPAEMEKIIASKSREAAGFTAPAAGLTLVEIFY
- a CDS encoding DNA-directed RNA polymerase subunit alpha, with amino-acid sequence MIEIEKPQIERVEVDENYGEYRISPLERGFGTTLGNSMRRILLSSLPGAAITSVKIEGVRHEFTSIPGVVEDVTDIILNLKDVTVRYDGEERQTMNLEVSEKEVAKAGDFTLSGDLEIINEDHKIATLASDGELNLEVTVDKGRGYITSEQNKEEFEDVIGLIPIDASFSPIEKANFRVEDIRVGQITDYDALFLEVYTDGSIHPDDAVSLAGRIMVEHLELFTGLTEEMDDMEIMVETEEEEQNEIFETSIEELELSVRSSNCLKRAGINTVGELVEKTEDDLMKVRNLGKKSLKEIKEKLTEYDLELKQNEE
- the rpsD gene encoding 30S ribosomal protein S4, producing the protein MARYTEAKCKHCRRESEKLYLKGDRCFSDKCAFERRPYAPGEQGESRRGDSEYANQLREKQKVRKMYRLMENQFHNYFKKAERQRGVTGTNFLRLLETRLDNVVLRAGFALSRDQARQFVNHGHVLVNGRKADIPSREMKEGDEFSIKDSSRKKEFFKQIKDKNSEYTPPEWLSADMEKAEGTVIRMPEREDIEHPINEQLIVEYYSL
- a CDS encoding energy-coupling factor transporter transmembrane component T family protein, which gives rise to MLKDITIGQHIPGDSLIHKLDPRIKIIITIIMIAVLFLIDTFPGFGLFLLMLAAVTFLARLPVRRVLRGLKPVFFLVLITLFLHLFLTRGGEVIWQWRFIRIEEAGVETGFFMVSRILLLIMFTSLLTLTTSPLQLTDGIEYLLKPLARFGVPAGELAMMMTIALRFIPTLMEEADKIMKAQKARGADFESGNIIQRAKSLIPLLVPLFISAFRRADELALAMESRCYRGGTDRTRLNELEFGHRDLLALIISLAIAVFISLF
- the rplQ gene encoding 50S ribosomal protein L17 produces the protein MVRRKLNKKSKHRRAMFRNMLTEFFRHERIETSLPKAKELQPLAEKMITTAETSNLKNRRTVHEELKDKDVVKKLFDEIAPRFSDRSGGYTRILKMYPRRGDGSERAILELVE
- a CDS encoding energy-coupling factor transporter ATPase, encoding MLLEVSDLRHVYQLEDPVVALDGINAGIESGEFIGLVGHTGSGKSTLAQTLNGLIEPTEGTVYYRGQDIFGEEISLREIRKKVGLVFQYPEHQLFEETVAEDISFGPKNLGLEGETIEERVRKSLDLVGLDYDEFRDRSPFNLSGGQQRRVAIAGVLALKPEVLILDEPSAALDPEGRKKLLDLLADLHGNMGLTIILITHRMEQVARLADRVLVMKNGGLVLDGTPEEVFTRQEYLREMALDLPPLTRILQQLNDRGLSVRTDIFETEEAAREIESALDGESLSRERGLC
- a CDS encoding energy-coupling factor transporter ATPase; this encodes MSLIEINSAEFSYDEQESPALSGINLKVDKGEFIGVVGANGSGKSTLAKLLNVLLIPDKGEVYVDGLLTSDSENAWQIRQKVGLVFQNPDNQLVATMVEEDVAFGPENLAIPSGEIRSRVDEALEMVDMQGYQTHPPHNLSGGQKQRVAIAGIIAMLPDCLVLDEPTAMLDPRGRKEVLNTVKKLNEEEDITVVYITHFMEEVVEADSVAVMKAGELIAKNTPEEIFNNRGLIEESGLEVPPAVELAAELRNRGIDIPRVLTDEGLVNALCS